In a genomic window of Enterobacter asburiae:
- the clpS gene encoding ATP-dependent Clp protease adapter ClpS: MGKTNDWLDFDQLAEDKVRDALKPPSMYKVMLMNDDYTPMEFVIDVLQKFFSYDVERATQLMLTVHYRGKAICGIFTAEVAETKVAMVNDYARENEHPLLCTLEKA, encoded by the coding sequence ATGGGTAAGACCAACGACTGGCTGGATTTTGACCAGCTGGCGGAAGACAAAGTGCGTGACGCGCTAAAACCGCCATCTATGTATAAAGTTATGTTAATGAACGATGATTACACGCCGATGGAATTTGTTATTGACGTGCTACAAAAGTTCTTTTCTTATGATGTAGAACGTGCAACGCAACTGATGCTTACCGTTCATTATCGTGGCAAAGCTATCTGCGGCATCTTTACCGCCGAGGTGGCGGAAACCAAAGTGGCGATGGTGAACGACTATGCGAGGGAGAACGAGCATCCGTTGCTGTGTACGCTGGAAAAGGCCTAA
- the clpA gene encoding ATP-dependent Clp protease ATP-binding subunit ClpA, translating to MLNQELELSLNMAFARAREHRHEFMTVEHLLLALLSNPSAREALEACSVDLVALRQELEAFIEQTTPVLPASEEERDTQPTLSFQRVLQRAVFHVQSSGRSEVTGANVLVAIFSEQESQAAYLLRKHEVSRLDVVNFISHGTRKDEPNQASDSSNQVNNNEEQAGGEDRMENFTTNLNQLARVGGIDPLIGRDKELERAIQVLCRRRKNNPLLVGESGVGKTAIAEGLAWRIVQGDVPEVIADCTIYSLDIGSLLAGTKYRGDFEKRFKALLKQLEQDTNSILFIDEIHTIIGAGAASGGQVDAANLIKPLLSSGKIRVIGSTTYQEFSNIFEKDRALARRFQKIDVTEPSVEETVQIINGLKPKYEAHHDVRYTAKAVRAAVELAVKYINDRHLPDKAIDVIDEAGARARLMPASKRKKTVNVADIESVVARIARIPEKSVSQSDRDTLRTLGNRLKMLVFGQDKAIEALTEAIKMARAGLGHDHKPVGSFLFAGPTGVGKTEVTVQLSKALGIELLRFDMSEYMERHTVSRLIGAPPGYVGFDQGGLLTDAVIKHPHAVLLLDEIEKAHPDVFNILLQVMDNGTLTDNNGRKADFRNVVLVMTTNAGVRETERKSIGLIHQDNSTDAMEEIKKIFTPEFRNRLDNIIWFDHLSTEVIHQVVDKFIVELQVQLDQKGVSLEVSQEARNWLAEKGYDRAMGARPMARVIQDNLKKPLANELLFGSLVDGGQVTVALDQAKNELTYDFQSAAKHKPEAAH from the coding sequence ATGCTCAATCAAGAACTGGAACTCAGTTTAAACATGGCTTTCGCCAGAGCGCGTGAGCACCGACATGAGTTTATGACCGTCGAGCATTTACTGCTCGCACTGCTTAGCAACCCATCTGCCCGCGAAGCGCTGGAAGCCTGCTCCGTGGATCTGGTGGCGCTACGTCAGGAACTCGAAGCCTTCATCGAACAAACCACACCGGTGCTGCCAGCCAGTGAAGAGGAGCGCGACACGCAGCCGACGCTCAGCTTCCAGCGCGTGCTGCAGCGCGCGGTATTCCACGTCCAGTCTTCCGGACGTAGCGAAGTGACTGGCGCAAACGTCTTAGTCGCCATCTTCAGCGAGCAGGAGTCACAGGCTGCCTACCTGCTGCGCAAACACGAAGTCAGCCGCCTCGACGTGGTTAACTTTATCTCTCACGGAACGCGCAAAGACGAGCCTAACCAGGCATCGGACTCCAGCAATCAGGTCAATAACAATGAAGAGCAAGCAGGCGGGGAGGATCGTATGGAAAACTTCACCACCAATCTTAATCAGCTTGCTCGCGTTGGCGGCATCGACCCGCTGATTGGCCGCGATAAAGAGCTGGAGCGTGCGATCCAGGTGCTGTGCCGTCGCCGCAAGAACAACCCGCTGCTGGTGGGGGAATCCGGCGTGGGTAAAACCGCGATTGCCGAAGGCCTTGCCTGGCGCATTGTGCAGGGCGACGTGCCGGAAGTGATTGCCGACTGCACCATCTACTCGCTGGATATCGGCTCGCTGCTGGCGGGCACCAAATACCGCGGTGATTTTGAAAAACGCTTCAAGGCGCTGTTAAAACAGCTGGAGCAGGATACCAACAGCATCCTGTTTATCGATGAGATCCACACCATCATCGGCGCAGGGGCGGCCTCCGGTGGCCAGGTGGATGCCGCGAACCTGATCAAACCGCTGCTCTCCAGCGGCAAGATCCGCGTGATTGGCTCCACTACCTACCAGGAGTTCAGCAACATCTTTGAGAAAGACCGTGCGCTGGCGCGCCGCTTCCAGAAAATCGACGTGACCGAACCGTCCGTCGAGGAAACGGTGCAGATCATCAACGGCCTGAAGCCGAAGTACGAAGCGCACCACGACGTGCGTTACACCGCGAAAGCGGTCCGTGCGGCGGTGGAACTGGCGGTGAAATACATCAACGACCGTCATCTGCCGGATAAGGCGATTGACGTGATTGATGAGGCAGGGGCGCGTGCGCGTCTGATGCCGGCCAGCAAGCGTAAGAAAACCGTTAACGTGGCGGATATTGAGTCCGTGGTGGCCCGCATCGCGCGTATCCCTGAGAAGAGCGTTTCTCAGAGCGACCGCGACACGCTGCGCACCCTCGGCAATCGCCTGAAAATGCTGGTCTTTGGTCAGGATAAAGCCATTGAGGCCTTAACCGAAGCGATCAAGATGGCCCGTGCCGGACTGGGGCATGACCACAAGCCTGTCGGTTCCTTCCTGTTCGCCGGTCCGACCGGCGTGGGGAAAACCGAGGTGACGGTTCAGCTCTCCAAAGCGCTGGGCATTGAGCTGCTGCGTTTTGATATGTCCGAGTACATGGAGCGCCACACCGTCAGCCGTTTGATTGGTGCGCCTCCGGGCTACGTGGGCTTTGACCAGGGCGGCCTGCTCACCGACGCGGTGATCAAGCATCCGCACGCGGTACTGCTGCTTGATGAAATCGAGAAAGCGCACCCGGATGTGTTCAACATCCTGCTGCAGGTAATGGACAACGGGACGCTGACCGACAACAACGGGCGCAAGGCGGACTTCCGTAACGTGGTGCTGGTGATGACCACCAACGCCGGGGTGCGTGAAACCGAGCGTAAATCCATCGGCCTGATCCACCAGGATAACAGCACCGATGCGATGGAGGAGATCAAGAAGATCTTCACGCCGGAGTTCCGTAACCGTCTGGACAACATTATCTGGTTCGATCACCTGTCTACCGAGGTGATCCATCAGGTGGTGGATAAGTTCATCGTCGAACTGCAGGTTCAGCTGGATCAGAAAGGCGTGTCGCTGGAAGTGAGCCAGGAGGCCCGCAACTGGCTGGCCGAGAAAGGCTACGATCGCGCGATGGGTGCCCGTCCGATGGCGCGTGTGATTCAGGACAACCTGAAGAAACCGCTGGCGAACGAGCTGCTGTTTGGCTCGCTGGTGGACGGCGGTCAGGTGACCGTGGCGCTGGACCAGGCGAAGAACGAACTGACGTACGATTTCCAGAGTGCGGCGAAGCACAAGCCGGAAGCGGCTCACTAA
- the infA gene encoding translation initiation factor IF-1, with translation MAKEDNIEMQGTVLDTLPNTMFRVELENGHVVTAHISGKMRKNYIRILTGDKVTVELTPYDLSKGRIVFRSR, from the coding sequence ATGGCCAAAGAAGACAATATTGAAATGCAGGGTACCGTACTTGATACGTTGCCTAATACCATGTTTCGCGTAGAGCTGGAAAACGGTCACGTGGTAACTGCGCACATCTCCGGTAAAATGCGCAAAAACTACATCCGCATTTTGACGGGCGACAAAGTGACTGTTGAACTGACCCCGTACGACCTGAGCAAAGGCCGCATTGTCTTCCGTAGTCGCTAA